The Meles meles chromosome 12, mMelMel3.1 paternal haplotype, whole genome shotgun sequence genome includes a window with the following:
- the ARPC3 gene encoding actin-related protein 2/3 complex subunit 3, whose amino-acid sequence MPAYHSSLMDPDTKLIGNMALLPIRSQFKGPAPRETKDTDIVDEAIYYFKANVFFKNYEIKNEADRTLIYITLYISECLKKLQKCNSKSQGEKEMYTLGITNFPIPGEPGFPLNAIYAKPANKQEDEVMRAYLQQLRQETGLRLCEKVFDPQNDKPSKWWTCFVKRQFMNKSLSGPGQ is encoded by the exons ATGCCG GCTTACCACTCATCTCTCATGGATCCGGACACCAAACTCATCGGAAACATGGCACTGTTGCCTATCAGAAGTCAGTTCAAAGGACCTGCCCCTAGAGAGA CAAAAGATACAGATATTGTGGATGAAGCCATCTATTACTTCAAGGCCAATGTCTTCTTCAAAAACTATGAGATTAAG AATGAAGCTGATAGAACCTTGATCTATATAACTCTCTACATTTCCGAGTGTCTAAAGAAACTCCAAAAG tgcAATTCCAAAAGCCAAggtgaaaaagaaatgtatacgCTGGGAATCACTAATTTTCCCATTCCTGGAGAGCCTGGTTTTCCACTTAATGCGATTTATGCCAAACCAGCAAACAAACAGGAAGATG AGGTGATGAGGGCCTACTTACAGCAGTTGAGACAAGAGACTGGACTGAGACTTTGTGAGAAAGTTTTTGACCCTCAGAATGATAAACCTAGCAAG TGGTGGACTTGCTTTGTGAAGAGACAGTTCATGAATAAGAGTCTTTCAGGACCTGGACAGTGA